In Gasterosteus aculeatus chromosome 15, fGasAcu3.hap1.1, whole genome shotgun sequence, a single genomic region encodes these proteins:
- the rpap1 gene encoding RNA polymerase II-associated protein 1 produces the protein MLRRPKPSDSEADLLREQEKFLTSGAPSAANVVRRPDKRRGRAGEGGPDNVHSEGRQRDVVTIEDLPDQLPSLTPAPPKKSRFKAGRVTFEDEDAGERLDRHDVHVSAILSRIVERDTSSTPISLPAHTGMAFPKVMHRSETSSQVPLSSAAGKKSLFARELAAQRLKEGRTPLRCAPAAAHTPERREQNRPPDTCMETDQCGAAEPTAFTGPSLLSGRGLGGPDSSAESMRIHRENQAKLQDMSQSEILLEQKKLLSQLDPKLVDFVRSRKAQSVPSSASSSKQPQGKNSKDNFPLENGNRQSVSSGAALLLENPREVEMEEEEVLPPPAVTEKEVLLKPQKEWVHMDKLEPEKLEWMRDLPAPRKKGTNKAMQARFDFAGTLIPPTEDLPTHLGLHHHGEEPERAGYSLQELFLLSRSQLIRQRSLALCTLANILSKARAGEYRSALKGSVVSTVLDAGLVFLLRFALDDSVEGVMSAAVHALKALLVCEDDEECLDCTFSWFRGLDSFPLLPSAQEEEEEEEDEGLPESMKETTEEKEERKTDHDVARQDVVKGLLKIKLLPRLRYILEVFRPSPPVVQDVLQILTRIARHSSVSATQVLDCPRLMETVLSEFLPASWTAPSSPIPQSVYGLPLAGAVKLLRVLATSGRHACARLFNSLGVRERLPCLLSVEPAELLVEPSEALRITTEAYRLWAVAAAYGQACQLYIDLYPGLAKTLQSVHTVLSLADPLLPLQLQRVLALLSLLTQVTHTAGCHQELQTGMVSCQGEECPPPPPVSWGHVTGLQASLLGHLRGFVKDLDNPVQKDVSLVVIPAYLAYLEAYYHQLSRQKCFKPVETLQEIERLVSEVLVPLMSHHAFQGLMENLKSSSVVCNVQSDGLGPETNPSLPGLACPGWRNRPGLVAPNSPFPLLTALGLLLETITGIHKGLSNKFTSLLLSVHVTGYLRSCSQAVPTLCHSRAWLLRHEHHLLYLLLRVANRLVSIEPEVAKHASLYHTVALVLLPWLLPGSEYLGHQLLSTIIFNKDFISEGHSGGPEAVELGELRLQEETCQRAFPSLQTVGALLREACIQLPSIRGCFLTHLAHLEPLVLTSRDALLGRNPWIGSHLLPELTGPTVPSDWPFLPLVSLYERTGLSDGGGLAVEDLPQGALQAVTHCLQWLLLLEVWREEALKVVLPVAKLARLSCVFLCSSDLFLERPVQKLTWGLFRLLTRQSRLDSLDLNVPPPGLASFQDLYSALLSQFEAVSFGDRLFGCWLLLPLQRRYSATMRLAVFGEHVGMLRSLGVTLAQLSIPMERFTSPPEDSLPLLHLYFRSLVTGTLKPCWCPVLYVVTVSHVNAFIFSQDAAAQEVEAARHSMLRKIHYLTDEVLRNHLLLFRLPQQQAEFGFDLYEQLPPIRAKRLASVLRQQDRSDHKGD, from the exons ATGTTGCGACGTCCAAAGCCGTCCGACTCTGAGGCGGACCTCCTAAGAGAGCAGGAGAAGTTTCTGACCTCTGGGGCGCCTTCCGCTGCCAATGTGGTCCGCAGGCCCGACAAGAGGAGAGGCCGGGCCGGAGAAGGAGGGCCAGATAACGTGCACAGTGAAGGGCGGCAGAGGGATGTCGTCACCATAGAAG atcttccgGACCAACTCCCGTCACTGACGCCAGCCCCTCCTAAGAAGTCTCGGTTCAAAGCCGGTCGTGTTACCTTCGAGGATGAGGATGCTGGCGAGAGGCTCGACCGGCATGACGTTCACGTCAGCGCTATTCTCTCAAGAATAGTT GAAAGAGATACCAGTTCTACTCCAATATCTCTACCAGCACATACAGGCATGGCTTTCCCTAAAGTAATGCACCGTTCAGAAACCAGCAGTCAG GTGCCGCTGTCGTCCGCTGCTGGAAAGAAGAGCCTCTTTGCTCGTGAGTTAGCAGCTCAGAGGCTGAAGGAGGGAAGGACACCTTTACGCTGCGCACCAGCAGCTGCTCACACACCTGAACGCAGAGAGCAGAACCGGCCGCCTGACACCTGCATGGAGACGGATCAGTGTGGTGCAGCAGAACCAACTGCATTCACGGGTCCCAGTCTGCTGTCCGGTCGGGGCCTCGGGGGCCCAGATAGCTCAGCGGAAAGCATGCGGATCCACAGGGAGAACCAGGCTAAGCTCCAGGACATGTCTCAGTCCGAGATACTCCTGGAGCAGAAGAAGCTCTTGTCTCAGCTCG ATCCCAAACTAGTGGACTTTGTTAGATCTCGCAAAGCCCAGAGTGTCCCGTCCTCTGCCTCCTCATCCAAACAACCCCAGGGCAAAAACAGCAAGGACAATTTCCCTCTCGAAAATGGGAACAGACAGTCAGTCTCCTCCGGTGCTGCTTTGCTGCTTGAAAACCCCCGAGaagtagagatggaggaggaggaggttctgCCACCACCTGCTGTGACGG AAAAGGAGGTGCTGCTGAAGCCTCAGAAGGAATGGGTCCACATGGATAAGCTGGAGCCAGAGAAGCTGGAGTGGATGAGAGACTTGCCTGCTCCCAGAAAGAAAGGAACCAACAAG GCCATGCAGGCTCGGTTTGACTTTGCGGGGACTTTGATTCCTCCCACTGAGGATCTGCCCACCCATCTAGGCCTGCATCATCATGGGGAGGAGCCTGAG CGGGCAGGTTACTCCCTGCAGGAGCTATTCCTGCTGTCTCGGAGTCAGCTCATCAGGCAGAGGAGTCTGGCCCTCTGCACTCTGGCCAACATCCTCTCAAAG GCCCGAGCTGGGGAGTACCGGTCAGCTCTGAAGGGCAGCGTGGTGTCCACGGTGCTGGACGCAGGCCTGGTCTTCCTGCTGCGCTTTGCGCTGGACGACAGTGTGGAGGGAGTGATGTCTGCAGCCGTGCATGCACTCAAAGCACTTCTTGTGTGTGAAGACGATGAA GAGTGTTTGGACTGCACCTTCTCTTGGTTTCGCGGCCTGGACTCCTTCCCCCTGCTGCCGTctgctcaggaggaggaggaggaagaggaggatgaagggctgcccgaaagtatgaaggagacgactgaggagaaagaggagcggaAGACTGATCACGATGTGGCCAGGCAGGATGTTGTCAAG GGTCTGTTAAAGATAAAACTGCTCCCCAGGCTGCGTTACATCCTTGAGGTGTTCCGACCTTCTCCTCCAGTGGTCCAGGACGTCCTGCAGATCCTCACTCGTATCGCCAGGCACTCATCCGTATCTGCCACCcag GTGCTCGATTGTCCTCGCTTGATGGAGACGGTGTTGTCCGAGTTCCTTCCCGCTTCCTGGACGGCGCCATCTTCTCCCATTCCTCAGTCTGTGTACGGGCTCCCGCTGGCCGGCGCCGTGAAGCTGTTGAGAGTGTTGGCCACCTCTGGCAGACACGCCTGTGCCAGGCTG TTCAACTCTCTTGGAGTGAGGGAGCGTCTTCCTTGTCTGCTGAGTGTCGAGCCCGCCGAGCTGCTGGTGGAACCATCCGAGGCCCTGAGGATCACCACCGAGGCCTACAGGCTGTGGGCGGTGGCAGCCGCCTACGGACAGGCCTGCCAACTGTACAT AGACCTTTATCCAGGCTTAGCGAAGACCTTGCAGTCCGTTCACACAGTCCTCTCCCTCGCGGATCCTCTGTTGCCTCTGCAGCTCCAGCGGGTCCTCGCTCTGCTTTCTCTGCTCAcgcaggtcacacacacagccggatGCCACCAGGAGCTACAGACTGGCATGGTCAG CTGCCAGGGAGAGGaatgcccccctcctcccccagtgtCTTGGGGTCATGTCACAGGGTTGCAGGCTTCACTGTTGGGACATTTGAGGGGCTTTGTGAAGGATCTCGATAATCCAGTTCAGAAGGATGTCAGCCTGGTTGTCATACCGGCTTACTTAGCTTACCTGGAAGCTTACTACCATCAGCTCTCCCGACAG AAGTGTTTCAAGCCAGTAGAGACCCTTCAGGAAATAGAGCGGCTGGTCTCCGAGGTTCTCGTCCCTCTGATGTCCCACCATGCTTTCCAAGGGCTGATGGAGAACCTAAA GTCGTCCTCCGTGGTGTGTAATGTCCAGTCTGATGGTCTGGGCCCAGAAACCAATCCCAGCCTCCCTGGTCTGGCCTGCCCAGGATGGAGGAACCGCCCGGGGCTGGTTGCTCCTAACTCCCCCTTCCCTCTGCTCACAGCCCTGGGGCTTCTCCTGGAAACTATCACAGGGATCCACAAAGGCCTCAGCAACAAG TTCACCAGCCTCCTCCTGTCAGTCCATGTGACTGGTTACCTGAGAAGTTGCAGTCAGGCTGTGCCCACCCTTTGTCACAGCAGAGCCTGGCTTCTCCGTCACGAACACCACCTCCTCTATCTGCTGCTGCGGGTGGCAAACAGACTG GTGTCCATTGAACCAGAAGTAGCCAAGCATGCTTCTCTTTACCACACGGTGGCGCTGGTTCTGCTGCCATGGTTGTTACCAGGCAGTGAATACCTGGGACATCAACTCCTTTCCACCATCATCTTCAACAAGGACTTTATATC AGAGGGACACAGCGGAGGACCTGAGGCCGTCGAGCTGGGCGAGCTGAGACTCCAAGAGGAAACGTGCCAACGCGCCTTTCCCTCTCTGCAGACAGTTGGAGCCCTGCTGAGAGAAGCCTGCATCCAGCTGCCGTCCATACGCGGCTGCTTCCTCACTCACCTGGCCCACCTCGAGCCACTTGTGCTGACGTCGCGAGACGCTCTCCTCGGCCGCAACCCCTGGATCGGCTCCCATCTCCTGCCGGAGCTCACCGGTCCCACCGTGCCTTCTGATTGGCCTTTCCTCCCGCTTGTCAGCCTGTATGAGCGGACAGGTCTGTCCGACGGGGGCGGGCTGGCGGTGGAAGACCTCCCGCAGGGCGCCCTGCAGGCGGTGACCCACTGTCTgcagtggctgctgctgctggaggtctGGAGGGAAGAGGCATTAAAG GTGGTCCTTCCTGTTGCCAAACTCGCCCGCCTGTCCTGTGTGTTCCTGTGCTCCAGTGACTTGTTCCTGGAGAGACCGGTTCAGAAACTGACCTGGGGTCTGTTCAGACTGCTGACCAG GCAATCCAGGCTGGACTCTTTGGACCTGAACGTCCCTCCTCCCGGTCTAGCTTCCTTCCAGGACCTCTACTCTGCTCTTTTAAGCCAGTTTGAAGCGGTGTCCTTCGGAGACCGGCTGTTtggctgctggctgctcttaCCCTTGCAGAGGCGGTACAGCGCCACCATGAGGctagctgtgtttggggaacaTGTGGGAATGCTGCGGTCACTGGGAGTCACTCTGGCTCAG CTCTCCATTCCTATGGAGCGGTTCACATCGCCCCCTGAGGActccctgcctctcctccatctctacttCCGCTCGCTGGTGACGGGGACCCTGAAGCCCTGCTGGTGTCCTGTCTTATATGTAGTCACCGTGTCTCACGTCAACGCTTTCATCTTCTCTCAGGATGCTGCAGCGCAG GAGGTTGAAGCAGCTCGACACAGTATGCTGAGGAAAATTCACTACCTGACCGATGAG GTGTTGAGGAACCACTTGCTGCTCTTCCGTCTGCCACAACAGCAGGCCGAGTTTGGCTTTGATTTGTATGAGCAGTTGCCTCCAATTCGAGCCAAACGTCTGGCGAGTGTCCTGAGGCAACAGGACCGCAGCGATCACAAAGGAGATTGA
- the LOC120832486 gene encoding transmembrane protein 151B, translating into MLSSDPDSAEDAPASGPDDAEGEEVEEEEEEDPPSESEVPQEQRPVSQSLGACICRESHWRCLLLSLLMYSCLGAVAWCRLARVTKISFDPALTSSFTASFPTSVRGAGGMGVGGHSMIYHDSPCSDGYIYIPLAFLLVLYVLYMVECWHCRARTELQSKADVDSVYERVLRMRRAQPCIWWKAISYHFVRRTRQVTRYRNGDAYTTTQVYHERVNTHVAEGEFDYSHCGVKDVSRDLRGLEGHPATRLRFAKCFSFTEAGPENDYLNQRARFFSEIEGLDDYMEAREGMQLRNVDFRENLIVYVDPDRMPWYTSQVAFWLAALLMLSWPLRVLMEYYTAYVHYRIEKLFGLEYRPSPPDDDGPPGNNTSCLIPRVDTLDSTEMEWHIRCNRQVIPSYSEAVLINMSAADSSSLQDTECTSSSNCFLLDGGPTAQSYGALQSQGDREQCGGGPNGPGDGAGRRRTITSSSCSSIFSRRHLSSDTSRFSLCRMHGSHRTVSLWRSHSSSLTDPCCGDEQRWRSDSSRLALSDSPPTYRDARFFPVLIVHRSEGRGGEDEREVRRYYVRRGSSCVETDL; encoded by the exons ATGCTCTCCTCCGATCCGGACTCTGCGGAGGACGCGCCGGCCAGCGGTCCCGATGatgctgagggagaggaggtggaggaggaggaggaggaagacccACCATCTGAGAGTGAGGTCCCGCAGGAG cagcgtccaGTATCGCAGTCCCTGGGCGCTTGCATCTGCAGGGAGTCCCATTGGCGctgtctgctgctctctctgctcaTGTACAGCTGCCTGGGCGCGGTGGCCTGGTGTCGGCTCGCCCGGGTCACCAAAATCAGCTTCGACCCCGCCCTTACCTCCTCCTTCACAGCCTCCTTCCCCACCTCCGTGAGGGGGGCGGGCGGGATGGGCGTCGGAGGCCACTCGATGATCTACCACGACAGCCCCTGCTCTGACGGCTACATCTACATCCCTCTGGCCTTCCTGCTTGTACTCTACGTCCTCTACATGGTGGAGTGCTGGCACTGCAGAGCCAGGACCGAGCTGCAGAGCAAGGCGGACGTGGACAGTGTGTATGAGCGCGTGCTGCGGATGAGACGGGCCCAACCGTGCATATGGTGGAAGGCCATCAGCTACCACTTTGTGCGACGGACTCGGCAAGTCACTCGATACCGTAACGGGGACGCGTACACCACCACGCAGGTGTACCACGAGAGAGTGAACACCCACGTGGCCGAGGGGGAGTTCGACTACAGCCACTGCGGGGTGAAGGACGTGTCGCGTGACCTCAGGGGCTTGGAGGGGCACCCGGCGACGCGCCTTCGCTTCGCGAAATGTTTCAGCTTCACAGAGGCCGGTCCAGAGAATGATTACCTCAACCAGAGAGCCCGGTTCTTCTCTGAAATCGAGGGTTTGGACGATTACATGGAGGCCAGGGAGGGGATGCAGCTGAGGAACGTGGACTTTCGAGAAAACCTAATAGTCTACGTAGACCCGGATAGGATGCCTTGGTACACATCCCAGGTTGCCTTCTGGCTGGCGGCTCTGCTGATGTTGTCGTGGCCCCTGAGAGTGCTGATGGAGTACTACACCGCTTATGTGCACTACCGCATAGAGAAACTATTTGGGTTGGAGTACAGGCCCTCTCCTCCAGATGATGACGGGCCCCCGGGGAATAATACTAGCTGCCTTATTCCGAGAGTAGACACACTGGACAGCACTGAGATGGAGTGGCACATACGCTGCAACCGGCAGGTGATTCCCAGCTACTCAGAGGCCGTGCTGATAAACATGAGCGCGGCGGACTCCAGCTCGTTGCAAGACACTGAATGCACCTCGTCCTCAAACTGCTTCCTTCTGGACGGCGGTCCGACCGCTCAGAGTTACGGCGCTCTGCAAAGCCAGGGAGACCGCGAGCAATGCGGCGGGGGGCCGAACGGACCAGGTGACGGAGCGGGCAGGAGGAGGACCATCACCAGCTCaagctgctcctccatcttctcccgcCGGCACCTCTCCTCGGACACGTCTCGATTCTCTCTCTGCCGCATGCACGGGTCCCACCGCACGGTGTCTCTGTGGAGgagccacagcagcagcctgacGGACCCCTGCTGCGGCGACGAGCAGCGCTGGCGGTCCGACTCCAGCCGGCTGGCGCTCAGCGACAGTCCACCGACTTACAGGGACGCCCGCTTCTTCCCGGTTCTCATCGTGCACCGCTCCGAGGGCCGCGGCGGCGAGGACGAGAGGGAGGTTAGGCGGTATTACGTACGCAGAGGGTCGTCCTGTGTGGAGACGGATCTGtga